The Flavobacterium sp. 1 genome contains the following window.
ATACCTAAATTATTTAAGGATTCATTCTTTTGAAAATACCTTGCAATTGTTCTGACCCGGCTTTTGACATCATTTCGCTAAGACCAAAAGTCAATTCGTTTTTACCTTCTTTTATTTGCTGAAAAATGGCATCAATAAAATCACTAACTGGTGGAAACTCATCGTGCAAACCAGCACCTCCAAGATCAGTATTCAATGCAGGTGGAATTATTTCAATCACTTCAATATTCTGAGGCAAAAGTAAATGTCTTAATGATAATGTTAATGAGTGAAAGAAGGCTTTTGTGCCACAATATACAGGCATTTGGGCCATTGGCGTAAACGCTAAACCCGATGTTACATTGATTACAGTATTTAAATTTTTCAACTGAGTAAATAAGGTAATTAAATGCAATGGTGCTAATACATTAATATTTATTTCAGTTTGTGCCTTTTCGTAATAATCTTTATCCATTGGATGAACTCTGTTTTGAATACCTGCATTATTTATCAAAACATTTAAGTCGCTGTGATTTTCGGCAATCCAATTATATAAATCAATACGGTCTGCTTCATTTGCTAAATCGCAAACTTTTGTTATTACGGAAGGATACTTATTTACAACTTCTTGTAACACATCTTGTCTTCTGCTACAAATAATTACTTGATTTCCCTCAGCAATAAATCTTTCGGTTAAACCTAAGCCTATTCCTGTAGCTCCGCCTGTTATTAGAATTTTGTTATTTGATAGTTTCATTTTCTTATTATTTTATAGTTTAAACCTGTTGGGTGAAATTATTAAAAACGGTTCTCGATAAATTTTTTGTTCCGTTTTACTACACAAAAAACACTCGAACTGACGTTTTTAATAATTTATAATCAAAATTTTAATTAAAAGATGTACGAAATTCTAAAGGAGACAAACTAGTTCTGGCTTTAAAAAGTTTACTGAAAGATTGTAAATGCTCAAAGCCCAATTCGTAAGCTATTTCACTTACTGTTAAATTTGTGGTAGATAGTTTTTCCTTTGCTTTTTCAATTAGTTTTTCGTGTATATGCTGTTGAGTGCTTTGCCCTGTATGGGACTTCAACAATCCGTTTAAATAACTTGGTGATATATTGAGTTTCTCAGATACATGTTTTACTGTTGGCAATCCTTTTTGCTTTGCTAAACTATCATCGAAATAATTGTTTAATAATTCTTCTAATTGACCCAAAACTTGATGATTGGCTATTTTTCTTGTGATAAATTGACGCTGATAAAACCGCTCCGAATAGTTCAATAAAGTTTCTATTTGGGATATGATAATATTGTCACTGAATTTATCAATGTTTGACAAGCATTCCTGCTTAATATTCTGTACAATTTGGCGCAAAGTGTTTTCTTCTTTTTCTGAAAGGAACAAGGCTTCATTTGTAGCATAATTAAAAAAATCGTATTTTTTTATTTGTTTTGCCAAAGAAGTATTCCATAGAAAATCGGGATGAAACAACAGAAACCAATCATCAGGATTCTGAATTGAATGTTCTTTTATATCAATTCCAAAAACCTGATTAGGTGCCATAAAAAACATTGTTCCTTCATCAAAATCATATTTTCGTTGTCCATATTTTAATTTGCCATCCATTTGCTTTTTAATGAAAACCTTATAAAAGCCAAGTGAAACATTTAAAAAAGCCTCTTTTTCAATTGGGATACCCGTGTAGCCATCTATCACACTTATTAGTGGGTGAAAAGGTGGTGGTAAGCCTCTTTTTTTATGATACTCACTAATAGATTCTATCTTTGTCAGGATACTACTTTTCATTATACAGAATTATGCTTTTCTTTTTAACAAGTACAAATTTGGGCAATTTAGAAATATACTATTTAGCTTAATCAACTTTTTGTTTAGTCAAAAGATGTAGTGTTTATTTTTAAAATACTTAATCCGTTATTTAACTCAAACTTTCAACTTCAAAAGTTTCTCTGCATTCCTGTAAGCTATTTTCTCTTTTGCTTCGTTGGGGATAGTGAATTCAGCAACTCTTTGCGAAATTTTTTTTAGTACAAAATGCTCTTCAATGGTAATTATTTTTTTTAATGGCTTCATTTTATTTTTATAACTGGTTTGTCCAAATACTGATTCACTATTTATAGCAGAACTTATTCCCACTAATCCTGCGGCATTTAAAAAATCTCGTCTATTCATCAGAATATTTTGTCACATTACCTTTTTTTGAAAATACTGCAAAAGCATAATTAAGCTGTATAAATACTAATAAACCAATACTTAAATAAGCATTGATAAAACAACACAGTGCCGCAATAGTATATAGTATTTGTGATTCAATTATTCTGTTTTTAATTGATTTAGTTACTTCTTTTTGCTCAGTATCATTAATGCTTAAAATGTTTTTTTTCTTTGCGTAATACCAATTGATCCCTAATAATTGCCCCAATAAGCTAAGATTGAACCAATAGATAAAAATTGAAAACTTAAAGTGGATATATTGGCTTAAAAAAGCTGTTGTAAAAGGCATTATTGAGATTGCCAGTAAAAAAAATAAGTTTATCCAGTTCAGGTTTCTATCGCTCTTGCTAATATAATGAAATTGACTTGATTGAGCCAGCCAATAAATACCCATAGTAACAAAACTCAGAAAGTAAGTGAGTAATTTAGGTGTAAGCTGAAGAAATGTAGTGATAAGATCTTTTTCGCTATGTATCAAATCATTTACAGGTACTTTAATATCTAAAGCCAGAAAGGTTAAGGCAATGGCGAATACACCATCGCTTATGGCTTCAATTCTTTGTATACGGAATCCTGAGATTAAATTGTATTTATTCATTTTGCCAAAAATTACTTTTGGCAAAAATCTCTATAATTCTGGGTAAATAAATTGTACAAAACGGCTATTTTTTAAAATAACGGTGGCGGAAATGCCAAACATTCTTTTAAAAAATCGGTTAAAATGAGATTGGTCGGTAAAACCATATTGAAGCGAAGCATCAAAAAAAGTTTGCTTGCTTTGTATTACAGAGGTTAGTACTGCTTTTATACGTTTCCAAAGAACATATTGCGAAAAAGGCAATTCTACTTGCTCTAAAAACAAGTGACGTGTTCTTTCCTGTGACAAATGAATATGATTTGCTACTTTTTCTAAAGTTAGGCTTTCACTTAAATTTTGATTAATAAATTCCTTTGCCTTTATAATTCGATCATCTGTGCTTTCTTTTGTAAGTGGTTTTATAGAAAGGCTAAAAATATCGTACAGCAAATTATCCGACAAGTTTTTAACATCAGTAGTAGTTAAATCAGGCTTAGAAAAATCCACCTCTAGTTTATCCAATTGTTCTTTTGAAAGGATGGTTTCAATATCAATAAAAATTTCTTTATTCAAAATTTTTTTAAGCTGTTTTCCAAGGAAACTTTTACTTTCTATATAATAAACTAAAAAACTCCCAATAGGTGCAGTGCAGGAATGCCTGGTGTATTTGTCAATAATAAAACCTTTTAGATTTTTATATTGTTTATTTTCTATTACACTATCATAAGTGAATTTTGTGCTTACAACGATTTGATAGCAACTATGATAATGTACATCTACCCTAGAAATATCAGTATAGAAGCACATTACATTTGTTGTGTCAATATTTACCATTTTACCTTGATTTGGAATGTAAATATAGTTTTTTATATTACATCACAAAGTGTGCATACTGATGCTGCTTCAGCTTTGCTGACTCGAAA
Protein-coding sequences here:
- a CDS encoding SDR family oxidoreductase, coding for MKLSNNKILITGGATGIGLGLTERFIAEGNQVIICSRRQDVLQEVVNKYPSVITKVCDLANEADRIDLYNWIAENHSDLNVLINNAGIQNRVHPMDKDYYEKAQTEININVLAPLHLITLFTQLKNLNTVINVTSGLAFTPMAQMPVYCGTKAFFHSLTLSLRHLLLPQNIEVIEIIPPALNTDLGGAGLHDEFPPVSDFIDAIFQQIKEGKNELTFGLSEMMSKAGSEQLQGIFKRMNP
- a CDS encoding helix-turn-helix transcriptional regulator, which gives rise to MNKEIFIDIETILSKEQLDKLEVDFSKPDLTTTDVKNLSDNLLYDIFSLSIKPLTKESTDDRIIKAKEFINQNLSESLTLEKVANHIHLSQERTRHLFLEQVELPFSQYVLWKRIKAVLTSVIQSKQTFFDASLQYGFTDQSHFNRFFKRMFGISATVILKNSRFVQFIYPEL
- a CDS encoding TMEM175 family protein; translated protein: MNKYNLISGFRIQRIEAISDGVFAIALTFLALDIKVPVNDLIHSEKDLITTFLQLTPKLLTYFLSFVTMGIYWLAQSSQFHYISKSDRNLNWINLFFLLAISIMPFTTAFLSQYIHFKFSIFIYWFNLSLLGQLLGINWYYAKKKNILSINDTEQKEVTKSIKNRIIESQILYTIAALCCFINAYLSIGLLVFIQLNYAFAVFSKKGNVTKYSDE
- a CDS encoding AraC family transcriptional regulator; amino-acid sequence: MKSSILTKIESISEYHKKRGLPPPFHPLISVIDGYTGIPIEKEAFLNVSLGFYKVFIKKQMDGKLKYGQRKYDFDEGTMFFMAPNQVFGIDIKEHSIQNPDDWFLLFHPDFLWNTSLAKQIKKYDFFNYATNEALFLSEKEENTLRQIVQNIKQECLSNIDKFSDNIIISQIETLLNYSERFYQRQFITRKIANHQVLGQLEELLNNYFDDSLAKQKGLPTVKHVSEKLNISPSYLNGLLKSHTGQSTQQHIHEKLIEKAKEKLSTTNLTVSEIAYELGFEHLQSFSKLFKARTSLSPLEFRTSFN